A region of the Arachis hypogaea cultivar Tifrunner chromosome 15, arahy.Tifrunner.gnm2.J5K5, whole genome shotgun sequence genome:
atttagttactaaattAGGCTTTATGTTTATgggtttagggttttctttgttttaatctagTAATAGGTTATAAATACTTCATAAACTATTATAGTTGTTATATATTAAGTGATTAAAGGtgtgaaaactttttttttgttcgTAATAAAATTATAATGTGAATAAGTTAGGTTGAAGAGTCCCTTTtttattatatcaataaattgaatagaaagttgagtgattctctttgtattcaatttcaataATCTATCTTTTTGTTAACTATTAATttcaatagatttttttttattcaattttaattcatgttttttttattttttgtttatcacCCTTACTCACAATCATGAGTGTAAATGGACAACGATTTCACTTTTGGAAATGGTGAAGAAAAATGGACAAAATAGCATAATGGGGATTGCTTGCAGCTTCTGGATGACAATTTATAACCATTTTTGGAAACATTCCTAATCATTTAATCAACATATGAATTTTATCCTTTTTGTATAACGatttaatagttaaattagtctCTTAAAGATAGATTGTTCTTTAaatttattactaaaattttatcaattaaattggtctttcaaaaattataaattaattatttttattcttctgtcACTCTATTAACAATTTTTGtcaataattttttagataattacaTCTCCATCCAACTCCAAACAAAGTGGGCGTATTTTcaaaaaacagcaacaaaaacAAGGCAACAACtacaaagaaaacataaaaattagcattAAACAGCAAATATGGAGCAAAAGAATATAATGATTTTAGCTCCTTCAAAGACACTTCAAGATGAACCTGATTAGATATACAACATCAAATCATGATCATTCTCCTTCCAACTTTTACTCTGCAGAATTATTGGCTTTTTTCATAGATCAGTAAATCATGCATCAAAAGATAAACTTCATATGTCTTCTTATTCACCTTAGACTTCATATTTGCACTCATAAGAACATCAATTACTCCTATATTGTCGATCTTGACACCATTGATTTGTGCATTCTACAACTTCCTCCTTTAACTTCTCTAATACCAACACTCTATTAGTAAAGACAATGTTATTTCTACATCTCCATGTGCACCATATTACAGAAAAAAATAACACCATCCACACTTCCTTCAAATCTTTCCATATCTTTCTATCCATCCACACCTCAAAGCATTCTTTAGTGGTTCCTGGCTAAACCCAAATCACACTCCAATCCACTAAGATTGATCCCCACAACTTCCATATACGATCACATGAAAAAAAATAAGTGATGTACTGTCTCCAACCTATCCTTACATAAGACACAAAAGGATTCCGCTTCTGGTACAATCTTAACTTATATAATCTATCTCTAGTATTCATTCTTTCCAAAATTACAAACCACATCAGCAACTCAACCCGTGGAGGCACAATACTTTTCCACAATTGTTTCGTGAAATTATACATATTGGGTTCCACTCCTATCTCCTTATTCTTATATACCACATCTAAAAAAGATTTAACAGAAAAATTACCTTGCTTGTGATGCTTCCATTTCAAAGTGTCCACCTCTTCTTGTCTAATTCCGATTTTTGACAAAATTACAAGAAGCTTTACAAGGTCTTGTTCTTCCCATTCCCATAAAGCTCTTCTCCATTGTAGGCTCCATCTCCAAATATAACCATCCCAAATGTCACACTCACTGATTGAGCACTCCTTGTTCAGCGTCACCCTGTAAAGACTTGGGAATACCTCTTTCAATCTACCTTCCTGTACCCAAAGGTCGTGCCAGAATTTGGTTTTAGTTTCGTTACCCACTTGCAATTGAAGACCCTCTTGATATATATCCACAAGACTGCTCTCACTCATACGTATGTTGCCAATGTCAGCCCATACACCCCCAGTTCTcttcaaattttgattttcaaaagaCATACCACCATCAAGGTTATTGCAAGACCAAACTACTTTTCTTCCAAAGCGGACATTTCTCCTTATTgaacctccaccaccacttaaacattCCTCCTTATTGAACCTCCACCACAACTTAAACAATAGAGCAGTATTCTTCAAAGATATGTCTCCTACCCCCAAACTTCcttgtttttttggtttttgtaCAACACTCCACTTTACCTTCGGCATACCCTTTCCACCATCTGCCTTAACCCAAAAAAATCTCGACTATAGAGAAACAATCTTGCAGCAACAGCCTTAGAAATTTTGAACATGCTAAGGTAATACATAGGAAGGCTATTTAGGACAGCCTTTATAAGGACTAGTTTACCTACCTTTGTTAAAAACTTTCCTTCCCAACCCTTAAGTCTTTCCTTTACCTTCTTTATAATAGGATCCCATGTCTTCACACGTTTTGGATTCGCCCCTAGAGGAATCCCCAAATACCGGATCGAAAGTATAGCTTTGTTGCACTCCAAGATACCACACGCTTCATCAATTGTCTCCTCTCCACAGTTTATGCCAATGACCACAGATTTGTCATAATTGATCTTTAGACTAGACATAATCTCAAAACCCTGAAAGATCCTCTTATAGTTCGTCATAGACTCAACGTCACAAGGACAAAACAAGATTGTGTCGTCTGCGAACTGTAAGTGTGAGATTTGTATCTTGTCTCTACCTATCTCCAATGGTTTTATTCTCCCAATTTCAGACAACCTTCTAAGCATACTATTCAACACTTGACcaactagaacaaataaaaatgGGGATAATGGATCACCCTGACGTAAGCCCTTATGTAGCTTAAATGGAATGGTTGGTGTTCCGTTCACTAAAATAGACATGGATGCTGTCGTGAGGCTCACACGAATCCACTCTCTCCACTTTTTTCCGAACCCCATATTCTCCAACACTACATCCACAACACTCCATCTGTCCCTGTCATAAGCCTTATGAAAATCAAGTTTAATCAACCAAGCCGAAGTCTTCTTCTTTAACCAATGGACTTGGAAAAGACGATGCACTCGATGTTCGTTACCTAGTAGACGAAATAAGCAGTAGTGTTCTATATAGGGATTTTGGGTGAGCAGGAGGCATCATGGACGTGtatatttgaagaaaaaaaaaggaaagaacacTTACGACCGTTTACTTTTGTAGGGTTGATTCTTTGGGGGAGATTTCAAGGGTAGTGGCACGAATGAACAGTGTGTCCATTAAGGGTAGAAGGAACGAATTTTTGAATGCAAGGTTTATGCAATATAACTAAGACAAGTGGGATGAAAATAGCATACGGTTG
Encoded here:
- the LOC140179437 gene encoding uncharacterized protein, which translates into the protein MMPPAHPKSLYRTLLLISSTRDRWSVVDVVLENMGFGKKWREWIRVSLTTASMSILVNGTPTIPFKLHKGLRQGDPLSPFLFVLVGQVLNSMLRRLSEIGRIKPLEIGRDKIQISHLQFADDTILFCPCDVESMTNYKRIFQGFEIMSSLKINYDKSVVIGINCGEETIDEACGILECNKAILSIRYLGIPLGANPKRVKTWDPIIKKVKERLKGWEGKFLTKVGKLVLIKAVLNSLPMYYLSMFKISKAVAARLFLYSRDFFGLRQMVERVCRRFNKEECLSGGGGSIRRNVRFGRKVVWSCNNLDGGMSFENQNLKRTGGVWADIGNIRMSESSLVDIYQEGLQLQVGNETKTKFWHDLWVQEGRLKEVFPSLYRVTLNKECSISECDIWDGYIWRWSLQWRRALWEWEEQDLVKLLVILSKIGIRQEEVDTLKWKHHKQGSS